A genomic window from Silene latifolia isolate original U9 population chromosome 11, ASM4854445v1, whole genome shotgun sequence includes:
- the LOC141610854 gene encoding topless-related protein 4-like isoform X2: MSSLSRELVFLILQFLDEEKFKDTVHRLEKESGFFFNMRYFEDSVTNGEWDDVETYLSGFTKVDDNRYSMKIFFEIRKQKYLEALDRREHPKAVEILMKDLKVFSTFNEDLFKEITMLLTLTNFRENEQLSKYGDTKSARAIMLVELKKLIEANPLFRDKLQFPTFKNSRLRTLINQSLNWQHQLCKNQRPNPDIKTLFVDHSCGQPNGARAPSPVTNPLANVMAKVGGGFPALGAHGPFQPVPAGFTAPLAGWMANPSSVPHQTVSVGTSHPMSLGAPSNAGAMVKRPRTATDNPAVDYQTADSDLLKRSRHLSIGDEVNNMPLNILPTTFPGPSQTPTLYSSEDLPKTVVANLNQGSAVKSMEFHPVQNSLLLVGTNLGDVSIWEVGSKERLVYRNFKVWELTHCTVPLQASLASEYTASVNRVAWSLDGALFGVAYSKHIVHVYAYLGGTELRNHLEIDAHAGNVSDLAFAPLNKQLCIITCGEDKTIKVWDAASGSKLFTFEGHEAPVYSVCPHHKENIQFIFSTAVDGKIKAWLYDHGGSRVDYDAPGRSCTKMAYTADGTRLFSCGTNKEGESFLVEWNESEGAVKRSYMGLGKRSVGVVQFDTTRNKYLAAGDEFGIKFWDMDNVNLLTTIDAEGALPASPCLRFNKEGILLAVSTGDNGIKVLASTDGVRLVRSIESRMDSSRAASASSAKAPLTTIFGARASSPMVGTNIGVGERNVPLTSMNGDNRSTPDVKPNIEKSKAWRLTEINDPSQLRSLRLADHTLPVRIMRLMYTNSGGALLALSYNATHKLWKWQRNERNVTGKATSAAAPQLWTPPSGVLMTNEIGSANPEDVVPCFALSKNDSYVMSASGGKISLFNMMTFKTMTTFMPPPPAATSLAFHPEDNNIIAIGMDDSTIHIYNVRVDEVSSKLKGHQKRVTGLAFSNVLNVLVSSGADSQLCVWSIEGWEKQVSKFLQMPTGRSASPNAQTRVLFQQDQVHMLVVHETQVAIYEAPKLECIKQWSPRESGSAITDAVYSCDSQTVFVSSDDGSVSVLVASTLALRCTINSVAYLPSNPRTFPVSIAAHPSEPNQFAVGLSDGWVQVLEPTESEAKWGIPPPSENGAGPSVSSATAASDQPSR, from the exons ATGTCGTCGTTAAGTAGAGAGCTCGTGTTTTTGATTCTTCAGTTCTTAGATGAGGAGAAATTTAAAGATACAGTTCACAG GTTGGAGAAAGAATCAGGTTTTTTCTTCAACATGAGGTATTTTGAGGATTCAGTGACGAATGGAGAGTGGGATGACGTGGAGACATATTTGTCTGGATTTACGAAGGTGGATGATAATCGTTACTCGATGAAAATCTTCTTCGAGATTCGAAAACAAAAGTATCTTGAAGCTTTGGACCG ACGCGAACATCCTAAGGCGGTCGAGATTCTGATGAAGGATTTGAAGGTTTTTTCTACATTTAACGAGGATCTGTTCAAGGAAATCACAATGCTGTTGACATTGACTAATTTTAG GGAGAATGAGCAGCTGTCGAAATATGGAGACACCAAGTCTGCTAGAGCAATCATGTTGGTCGAGCTCAAGAAATTGATTGAGGCAAATCCTTTATTTCGAGACAAACTCCAGTTCCCCACATTTAAGAATTCAAGACTCCGGACATTAATTAACCAGAG TTTGAACTGGCAACATCAATTATGCAAGAATCAAAGACCCAACCCCGACATTAAGACTCTATTTGTGGATCATTCGTGTGGACAACCTAATGGAGCTAGGGCACCATCGCCTGTCACCAATCCTTTAGCAAACGTCATGGCTAAGGTTGGAGGAGGCTTCCCAGCTTTAGGTGCTCACGGG CCTTTCCAGCCTGTACCAGCAGGTTTTACTGCACCCTTGGCAGGTTGGATGGCTAATCCTTCCTCTGTACCACACCAGACTGTTTCTGTAGGTACTAGCCATCCTATGAGCCTTGGGGCTCCCAGCAATGCAG GAGCAATGGTAAAACGCCCAAGAACTGCAACCGACAACCCTGCTGTAGACTATCAGACTGCGGATTCTGACCTGTTGAAGAGATCAAGACATCTTAGTATAGGAGATGAG GTTAACAATATGCCCCTGAATATCTTGCCTACAACGTTTCCTGGTCCGAGTCAGACACCAACATTATATTCTTCTGAGGATTTACCCAAGACTGTAGTTGCGAACCTAAATCAAGGTTCTGCAGTCAAGAGCATGGAGTTTCATCCAGTGCAAAATTCTTTGCTTCTTG TTGGAACAAACTTGGGCGATGTTTCCATCTGGGAGGTCGGCAGTAAGGAAAGACTTGTGTATAGAAATTTCAAAGTGTGGGAACTTACACACTGCACAGTCCCCTTACAG GCTTCACTAGCGAGTGAGTACACTGCTTCGGTCAATCGTGTTGCTTGGAGTTTAGATGGAGCTCTGTTTG GTGTTGCGTACTCCAAACACATTGTGCATGTTTATGCTTACCTTGGTGGAACTGAGCTTCGTAACCACCTTGAG ATTGATGCGCATGCCGGCAACGTGAGCGATTTGGCCTTTGCACCCCTAAACAAACAGTTATGTATTATTACTTGTGGAGAAGACAAGACCATCAAG GTCTGGGATGCAGCTAGTGGTTCTAAGCTCTTCACTTTTGAAGGTCATGAAGCACCAGTGTATTCTGTGTGTCCTCACCACAAAGAAAACATTCAG ttCATATTCTCCACAGCAGTTGATGGAAAGATCAAAGCGTGGCTATATGATCACGGGGGTTCTAGAGTTGATTATGATGCTCCAGGTCGTTCCTGCACGAAGATGGCTTACACTGCAGATGGAACTAG ACTATTCTCATGTGGTACAAACAAAGAAGGAGAATCGTTTTTAGTGGAGTGGAATGAAAGTGAGGGTGCTGTGAAGCGGTCATACATGGGTCTGGGAAAGAGGTCTGTTGGCGTTGTACAGTTTGACACGACACGGAATAAATACTTGGCCGCTGGTGATGAATTTGGTATCAAATTCTGGGACATGGATAATGTTAATCTCTTAACAACCATTGATGCAGAGGGTGCTTTGCCG GCCTCTCCATGTCTTCGTTTTAACAAGGAAGGCATATTATTAGCTGTATCCACCGGAGATAATGGAATCAAAGTACTTGCTAGCACAGATGGTGTTCGCCTTGTGCGTTCAATTGAAAGTCGTATGGATTCTTCTCGAGCAGCTTCTGCCTCTTCGGCAAAG GCTCCTCTAACCACAATATTTGGCGCTCGTGCTTCCAGCCCAATGGTAGGGACCAATATTGGGGTTGGGGAAAGAAATGTGCCATTGACATCTATG AATGGAGATAATCGAAGTACGCCAGATGTGAAGCCAAACATAGAGAAATCAAAAGCCTGGAGGCTTACGGAAATTAATGATCCATCGCAGCTTCGTTCTCTTCGTCTTGCTGATCATACATTGCCAGTTAGG ATAATGAGATTGATGTATACCAATTCTGGAGGTGCTCTGCTGGCCTTATCGTACAATGCTACCCACAAGCTTTGGAAATGGCAGAGGAATGAACGCAATGTTACCGGAAAG GCAACTTCTGCCGCTGCTCCTCAATTATGGACACCGCCTAGTGGGGTCCTAATGACCAATGAGATTGGATCAGCAAACCCAGAGGATGTTGTTCCATGCTTTGCCCTTTCTAAAAATGATTCCTATGTGATGTCAGCTTCTGGTGGGAAGATTTCGCTCTTCAATATGATGACGTTTAAG ACTATGACAACATTCATGCCTCCACCGCCTGCGGCAACATCTCTTGCTTTTCATCCTGAAGACAATAATATTATAGCTATAGGCATGGATGACTCAAcaatacatatatacaatgttcggGTTGATGAG GTTAGTAGCAAGCTCAAGGGTCACCAAAAAAGAGTTACCGGTCTTGCCTTTTCCAATGTTCTGAATGTCTTAGTTTCATCGGGTGCCGATTCACAG TTGTGTGTTTGGAGTATCGAGGGCTGGGAAAAGCAAGTTAGCAAATTCTTGCAGATGCCCACTGGGCGATCTGCAAGCCCTAATGCTCAAACCCGAGTTCTATTTCAGCAAGACCAGGTTCATATGTTGGTTGTCCATGAAACTCAGGTGGCAATTTATGAAGCCCCGAAACTGGAATGTATAAAGCAG TGGTCCCCTCGAGAATCTGGCAGTGCAATTACGGATGCAGTATACTCGTGTGATAGCCAGACAGTATTTGTGAGCTCTGACGATGGGAGTGTGTCCGTTCTCGTGGCCTCAACATTAGCTTTGAGGTGTACAATCAACTCAGTTGCATATTTGCCCTCTAATCCCAG GACATTTCCCGTCTCGATTGCTGCTCATCCGAGTGAACCTAATCAATTTGCTGTTGGACTCTCTGACGGCTGGGTTCAAGTTCTCGAACCAACTGAATCCGAGGCAAAGTGGGGAATCCCACCTCCTTCCGAAAATGGTGCAGGGCCAAGTGTCAGCTCTGCGACTGCTGCCTCCGATCAACCATCAAGGTAG
- the LOC141610854 gene encoding topless-related protein 4-like isoform X4, whose translation MSSLSRELVFLILQFLDEEKFKDTVHRLEKESGFFFNMRYFEDSVTNGEWDDVETYLSGFTKVDDNRYSMKIFFEIRKQKYLEALDRREHPKAVEILMKDLKVFSTFNEDLFKEITMLLTLTNFRENEQLSKYGDTKSARAIMLVELKKLIEANPLFRDKLQFPTFKNSRLRTLINQSLNWQHQLCKNQRPNPDIKTLFVDHSCGQPNGARAPSPVTNPLANVMAKVGGGFPALGAHGPFQPVPAGFTAPLAGWMANPSSVPHQTVSVGTSHPMSLGAPSNAAMVKRPRTATDNPAVDYQTADSDLLKRSRHLSIGDEVNNMPLNILPTTFPGPSQTPTLYSSEDLPKTVVANLNQGSAVKSMEFHPVQNSLLLVGTNLGDVSIWEVGSKERLVYRNFKVWELTHCTVPLQASLASEYTASVNRVAWSLDGALFGVAYSKHIVHVYAYLGGTELRNHLEIDAHAGNVSDLAFAPLNKQLCIITCGEDKTIKVWDAASGSKLFTFEGHEAPVYSVCPHHKENIQFIFSTAVDGKIKAWLYDHGGSRVDYDAPGRSCTKMAYTADGTRLFSCGTNKEGESFLVEWNESEGAVKRSYMGLGKRSVGVVQFDTTRNKYLAAGDEFGIKFWDMDNVNLLTTIDAEGALPASPCLRFNKEGILLAVSTGDNGIKVLASTDGVRLVRSIESRMDSSRAASASSAKAPLTTIFGARASSPMVGTNIGVGERNVPLTSMNGDNRSTPDVKPNIEKSKAWRLTEINDPSQLRSLRLADHTLPVRIMRLMYTNSGGALLALSYNATHKLWKWQRNERNVTGKATSAAAPQLWTPPSGVLMTNEIGSANPEDVVPCFALSKNDSYVMSASGGKISLFNMMTFKTMTTFMPPPPAATSLAFHPEDNNIIAIGMDDSTIHIYNVRVDEVSSKLKGHQKRVTGLAFSNVLNVLVSSGADSQLCVWSIEGWEKQVSKFLQMPTGRSASPNAQTRVLFQQDQVHMLVVHETQVAIYEAPKLECIKQWSPRESGSAITDAVYSCDSQTVFVSSDDGSVSVLVASTLALRCTINSVAYLPSNPRTFPVSIAAHPSEPNQFAVGLSDGWVQVLEPTESEAKWGIPPPSENGAGPSVSSATAASDQPSR comes from the exons ATGTCGTCGTTAAGTAGAGAGCTCGTGTTTTTGATTCTTCAGTTCTTAGATGAGGAGAAATTTAAAGATACAGTTCACAG GTTGGAGAAAGAATCAGGTTTTTTCTTCAACATGAGGTATTTTGAGGATTCAGTGACGAATGGAGAGTGGGATGACGTGGAGACATATTTGTCTGGATTTACGAAGGTGGATGATAATCGTTACTCGATGAAAATCTTCTTCGAGATTCGAAAACAAAAGTATCTTGAAGCTTTGGACCG ACGCGAACATCCTAAGGCGGTCGAGATTCTGATGAAGGATTTGAAGGTTTTTTCTACATTTAACGAGGATCTGTTCAAGGAAATCACAATGCTGTTGACATTGACTAATTTTAG GGAGAATGAGCAGCTGTCGAAATATGGAGACACCAAGTCTGCTAGAGCAATCATGTTGGTCGAGCTCAAGAAATTGATTGAGGCAAATCCTTTATTTCGAGACAAACTCCAGTTCCCCACATTTAAGAATTCAAGACTCCGGACATTAATTAACCAGAG TTTGAACTGGCAACATCAATTATGCAAGAATCAAAGACCCAACCCCGACATTAAGACTCTATTTGTGGATCATTCGTGTGGACAACCTAATGGAGCTAGGGCACCATCGCCTGTCACCAATCCTTTAGCAAACGTCATGGCTAAGGTTGGAGGAGGCTTCCCAGCTTTAGGTGCTCACGGG CCTTTCCAGCCTGTACCAGCAGGTTTTACTGCACCCTTGGCAGGTTGGATGGCTAATCCTTCCTCTGTACCACACCAGACTGTTTCTGTAGGTACTAGCCATCCTATGAGCCTTGGGGCTCCCAGCAATGCAG CAATGGTAAAACGCCCAAGAACTGCAACCGACAACCCTGCTGTAGACTATCAGACTGCGGATTCTGACCTGTTGAAGAGATCAAGACATCTTAGTATAGGAGATGAG GTTAACAATATGCCCCTGAATATCTTGCCTACAACGTTTCCTGGTCCGAGTCAGACACCAACATTATATTCTTCTGAGGATTTACCCAAGACTGTAGTTGCGAACCTAAATCAAGGTTCTGCAGTCAAGAGCATGGAGTTTCATCCAGTGCAAAATTCTTTGCTTCTTG TTGGAACAAACTTGGGCGATGTTTCCATCTGGGAGGTCGGCAGTAAGGAAAGACTTGTGTATAGAAATTTCAAAGTGTGGGAACTTACACACTGCACAGTCCCCTTACAG GCTTCACTAGCGAGTGAGTACACTGCTTCGGTCAATCGTGTTGCTTGGAGTTTAGATGGAGCTCTGTTTG GTGTTGCGTACTCCAAACACATTGTGCATGTTTATGCTTACCTTGGTGGAACTGAGCTTCGTAACCACCTTGAG ATTGATGCGCATGCCGGCAACGTGAGCGATTTGGCCTTTGCACCCCTAAACAAACAGTTATGTATTATTACTTGTGGAGAAGACAAGACCATCAAG GTCTGGGATGCAGCTAGTGGTTCTAAGCTCTTCACTTTTGAAGGTCATGAAGCACCAGTGTATTCTGTGTGTCCTCACCACAAAGAAAACATTCAG ttCATATTCTCCACAGCAGTTGATGGAAAGATCAAAGCGTGGCTATATGATCACGGGGGTTCTAGAGTTGATTATGATGCTCCAGGTCGTTCCTGCACGAAGATGGCTTACACTGCAGATGGAACTAG ACTATTCTCATGTGGTACAAACAAAGAAGGAGAATCGTTTTTAGTGGAGTGGAATGAAAGTGAGGGTGCTGTGAAGCGGTCATACATGGGTCTGGGAAAGAGGTCTGTTGGCGTTGTACAGTTTGACACGACACGGAATAAATACTTGGCCGCTGGTGATGAATTTGGTATCAAATTCTGGGACATGGATAATGTTAATCTCTTAACAACCATTGATGCAGAGGGTGCTTTGCCG GCCTCTCCATGTCTTCGTTTTAACAAGGAAGGCATATTATTAGCTGTATCCACCGGAGATAATGGAATCAAAGTACTTGCTAGCACAGATGGTGTTCGCCTTGTGCGTTCAATTGAAAGTCGTATGGATTCTTCTCGAGCAGCTTCTGCCTCTTCGGCAAAG GCTCCTCTAACCACAATATTTGGCGCTCGTGCTTCCAGCCCAATGGTAGGGACCAATATTGGGGTTGGGGAAAGAAATGTGCCATTGACATCTATG AATGGAGATAATCGAAGTACGCCAGATGTGAAGCCAAACATAGAGAAATCAAAAGCCTGGAGGCTTACGGAAATTAATGATCCATCGCAGCTTCGTTCTCTTCGTCTTGCTGATCATACATTGCCAGTTAGG ATAATGAGATTGATGTATACCAATTCTGGAGGTGCTCTGCTGGCCTTATCGTACAATGCTACCCACAAGCTTTGGAAATGGCAGAGGAATGAACGCAATGTTACCGGAAAG GCAACTTCTGCCGCTGCTCCTCAATTATGGACACCGCCTAGTGGGGTCCTAATGACCAATGAGATTGGATCAGCAAACCCAGAGGATGTTGTTCCATGCTTTGCCCTTTCTAAAAATGATTCCTATGTGATGTCAGCTTCTGGTGGGAAGATTTCGCTCTTCAATATGATGACGTTTAAG ACTATGACAACATTCATGCCTCCACCGCCTGCGGCAACATCTCTTGCTTTTCATCCTGAAGACAATAATATTATAGCTATAGGCATGGATGACTCAAcaatacatatatacaatgttcggGTTGATGAG GTTAGTAGCAAGCTCAAGGGTCACCAAAAAAGAGTTACCGGTCTTGCCTTTTCCAATGTTCTGAATGTCTTAGTTTCATCGGGTGCCGATTCACAG TTGTGTGTTTGGAGTATCGAGGGCTGGGAAAAGCAAGTTAGCAAATTCTTGCAGATGCCCACTGGGCGATCTGCAAGCCCTAATGCTCAAACCCGAGTTCTATTTCAGCAAGACCAGGTTCATATGTTGGTTGTCCATGAAACTCAGGTGGCAATTTATGAAGCCCCGAAACTGGAATGTATAAAGCAG TGGTCCCCTCGAGAATCTGGCAGTGCAATTACGGATGCAGTATACTCGTGTGATAGCCAGACAGTATTTGTGAGCTCTGACGATGGGAGTGTGTCCGTTCTCGTGGCCTCAACATTAGCTTTGAGGTGTACAATCAACTCAGTTGCATATTTGCCCTCTAATCCCAG GACATTTCCCGTCTCGATTGCTGCTCATCCGAGTGAACCTAATCAATTTGCTGTTGGACTCTCTGACGGCTGGGTTCAAGTTCTCGAACCAACTGAATCCGAGGCAAAGTGGGGAATCCCACCTCCTTCCGAAAATGGTGCAGGGCCAAGTGTCAGCTCTGCGACTGCTGCCTCCGATCAACCATCAAGGTAG
- the LOC141610854 gene encoding topless-related protein 4-like isoform X3, which translates to MSSLSRELVFLILQFLDEEKFKDTVHRLEKESGFFFNMRYFEDSVTNGEWDDVETYLSGFTKVDDNRYSMKIFFEIRKQKYLEALDRREHPKAVEILMKDLKVFSTFNEDLFKEITMLLTLTNFRENEQLSKYGDTKSARAIMLVELKKLIEANPLFRDKLQFPTFKNSRLRTLINQSLNWQHQLCKNQRPNPDIKTLFVDHSCGQPNGARAPSPVTNPLANVMAKVGGGFPALGAHGPFQPVPAGFTAPLAGWMANPSSVPHQTVSVGTSHPMSLGAPSNAAMVKRPRTATDNPAVDYQTADSDLLKRSRHLSIGDEVNNMPLNILPTTFPGPSQTPTLYSSEDLPKTVVANLNQGSAVKSMEFHPVQNSLLLVGTNLGDVSIWEVGSKERLVYRNFKVWELTHCTVPLQASLASEYTASVNRVAWSLDGALFGVAYSKHIVHVYAYLGGTELRNHLEIDAHAGNVSDLAFAPLNKQLCIITCGEDKTIKVWDAASGSKLFTFEGHEAPVYSVCPHHKENIQFIFSTAVDGKIKAWLYDHGGSRVDYDAPGRSCTKMAYTADGTRLFSCGTNKEGESFLVEWNESEGAVKRSYMGLGKRSVGVVQFDTTRNKYLAAGDEFGIKFWDMDNVNLLTTIDAEGALPASPCLRFNKEGILLAVSTGDNGIKVLASTDGVRLVRSIESRMDSSRAASASSAKAPLTTIFGARASSPMVGTNIGVGERNVPLTSMNGDNRSTPDVKPNIEKSKAWRLTEINDPSQLRSLRLADHTLPVRIMRLMYTNSGGALLALSYNATHKLWKWQRNERNVTGKATSAAAPQLWTPPSGVLMTNEIGSANPEDVVPCFALSKNDSYVMSASGGKISLFNMMTFKTMTTFMPPPPAATSLAFHPEDNNIIAIGMDDSTIHIYNVRVDEVSSKLKGHQKRVTGLAFSNVLNVLVSSGADSQLCVWSIEGWEKQVSKFLQMPTGRSASPNAQTRVLFQQDQVHMLVVHETQVAIYEAPKLECIKQQWSPRESGSAITDAVYSCDSQTVFVSSDDGSVSVLVASTLALRCTINSVAYLPSNPRTFPVSIAAHPSEPNQFAVGLSDGWVQVLEPTESEAKWGIPPPSENGAGPSVSSATAASDQPSR; encoded by the exons ATGTCGTCGTTAAGTAGAGAGCTCGTGTTTTTGATTCTTCAGTTCTTAGATGAGGAGAAATTTAAAGATACAGTTCACAG GTTGGAGAAAGAATCAGGTTTTTTCTTCAACATGAGGTATTTTGAGGATTCAGTGACGAATGGAGAGTGGGATGACGTGGAGACATATTTGTCTGGATTTACGAAGGTGGATGATAATCGTTACTCGATGAAAATCTTCTTCGAGATTCGAAAACAAAAGTATCTTGAAGCTTTGGACCG ACGCGAACATCCTAAGGCGGTCGAGATTCTGATGAAGGATTTGAAGGTTTTTTCTACATTTAACGAGGATCTGTTCAAGGAAATCACAATGCTGTTGACATTGACTAATTTTAG GGAGAATGAGCAGCTGTCGAAATATGGAGACACCAAGTCTGCTAGAGCAATCATGTTGGTCGAGCTCAAGAAATTGATTGAGGCAAATCCTTTATTTCGAGACAAACTCCAGTTCCCCACATTTAAGAATTCAAGACTCCGGACATTAATTAACCAGAG TTTGAACTGGCAACATCAATTATGCAAGAATCAAAGACCCAACCCCGACATTAAGACTCTATTTGTGGATCATTCGTGTGGACAACCTAATGGAGCTAGGGCACCATCGCCTGTCACCAATCCTTTAGCAAACGTCATGGCTAAGGTTGGAGGAGGCTTCCCAGCTTTAGGTGCTCACGGG CCTTTCCAGCCTGTACCAGCAGGTTTTACTGCACCCTTGGCAGGTTGGATGGCTAATCCTTCCTCTGTACCACACCAGACTGTTTCTGTAGGTACTAGCCATCCTATGAGCCTTGGGGCTCCCAGCAATGCAG CAATGGTAAAACGCCCAAGAACTGCAACCGACAACCCTGCTGTAGACTATCAGACTGCGGATTCTGACCTGTTGAAGAGATCAAGACATCTTAGTATAGGAGATGAG GTTAACAATATGCCCCTGAATATCTTGCCTACAACGTTTCCTGGTCCGAGTCAGACACCAACATTATATTCTTCTGAGGATTTACCCAAGACTGTAGTTGCGAACCTAAATCAAGGTTCTGCAGTCAAGAGCATGGAGTTTCATCCAGTGCAAAATTCTTTGCTTCTTG TTGGAACAAACTTGGGCGATGTTTCCATCTGGGAGGTCGGCAGTAAGGAAAGACTTGTGTATAGAAATTTCAAAGTGTGGGAACTTACACACTGCACAGTCCCCTTACAG GCTTCACTAGCGAGTGAGTACACTGCTTCGGTCAATCGTGTTGCTTGGAGTTTAGATGGAGCTCTGTTTG GTGTTGCGTACTCCAAACACATTGTGCATGTTTATGCTTACCTTGGTGGAACTGAGCTTCGTAACCACCTTGAG ATTGATGCGCATGCCGGCAACGTGAGCGATTTGGCCTTTGCACCCCTAAACAAACAGTTATGTATTATTACTTGTGGAGAAGACAAGACCATCAAG GTCTGGGATGCAGCTAGTGGTTCTAAGCTCTTCACTTTTGAAGGTCATGAAGCACCAGTGTATTCTGTGTGTCCTCACCACAAAGAAAACATTCAG ttCATATTCTCCACAGCAGTTGATGGAAAGATCAAAGCGTGGCTATATGATCACGGGGGTTCTAGAGTTGATTATGATGCTCCAGGTCGTTCCTGCACGAAGATGGCTTACACTGCAGATGGAACTAG ACTATTCTCATGTGGTACAAACAAAGAAGGAGAATCGTTTTTAGTGGAGTGGAATGAAAGTGAGGGTGCTGTGAAGCGGTCATACATGGGTCTGGGAAAGAGGTCTGTTGGCGTTGTACAGTTTGACACGACACGGAATAAATACTTGGCCGCTGGTGATGAATTTGGTATCAAATTCTGGGACATGGATAATGTTAATCTCTTAACAACCATTGATGCAGAGGGTGCTTTGCCG GCCTCTCCATGTCTTCGTTTTAACAAGGAAGGCATATTATTAGCTGTATCCACCGGAGATAATGGAATCAAAGTACTTGCTAGCACAGATGGTGTTCGCCTTGTGCGTTCAATTGAAAGTCGTATGGATTCTTCTCGAGCAGCTTCTGCCTCTTCGGCAAAG GCTCCTCTAACCACAATATTTGGCGCTCGTGCTTCCAGCCCAATGGTAGGGACCAATATTGGGGTTGGGGAAAGAAATGTGCCATTGACATCTATG AATGGAGATAATCGAAGTACGCCAGATGTGAAGCCAAACATAGAGAAATCAAAAGCCTGGAGGCTTACGGAAATTAATGATCCATCGCAGCTTCGTTCTCTTCGTCTTGCTGATCATACATTGCCAGTTAGG ATAATGAGATTGATGTATACCAATTCTGGAGGTGCTCTGCTGGCCTTATCGTACAATGCTACCCACAAGCTTTGGAAATGGCAGAGGAATGAACGCAATGTTACCGGAAAG GCAACTTCTGCCGCTGCTCCTCAATTATGGACACCGCCTAGTGGGGTCCTAATGACCAATGAGATTGGATCAGCAAACCCAGAGGATGTTGTTCCATGCTTTGCCCTTTCTAAAAATGATTCCTATGTGATGTCAGCTTCTGGTGGGAAGATTTCGCTCTTCAATATGATGACGTTTAAG ACTATGACAACATTCATGCCTCCACCGCCTGCGGCAACATCTCTTGCTTTTCATCCTGAAGACAATAATATTATAGCTATAGGCATGGATGACTCAAcaatacatatatacaatgttcggGTTGATGAG GTTAGTAGCAAGCTCAAGGGTCACCAAAAAAGAGTTACCGGTCTTGCCTTTTCCAATGTTCTGAATGTCTTAGTTTCATCGGGTGCCGATTCACAG TTGTGTGTTTGGAGTATCGAGGGCTGGGAAAAGCAAGTTAGCAAATTCTTGCAGATGCCCACTGGGCGATCTGCAAGCCCTAATGCTCAAACCCGAGTTCTATTTCAGCAAGACCAGGTTCATATGTTGGTTGTCCATGAAACTCAGGTGGCAATTTATGAAGCCCCGAAACTGGAATGTATAAAGCAG CAGTGGTCCCCTCGAGAATCTGGCAGTGCAATTACGGATGCAGTATACTCGTGTGATAGCCAGACAGTATTTGTGAGCTCTGACGATGGGAGTGTGTCCGTTCTCGTGGCCTCAACATTAGCTTTGAGGTGTACAATCAACTCAGTTGCATATTTGCCCTCTAATCCCAG GACATTTCCCGTCTCGATTGCTGCTCATCCGAGTGAACCTAATCAATTTGCTGTTGGACTCTCTGACGGCTGGGTTCAAGTTCTCGAACCAACTGAATCCGAGGCAAAGTGGGGAATCCCACCTCCTTCCGAAAATGGTGCAGGGCCAAGTGTCAGCTCTGCGACTGCTGCCTCCGATCAACCATCAAGGTAG